The genomic region TCAAATATCCTACCTGGATAGCAAACATTGTCCCAGTCAGAAAGAAGAATGGGCAATTGTGCATATGTGTCGACTTCAGAGATCGTAATGATGCATGCCCAAAGGATGACATTCCTTTGCCAGTCGCAGAATTGATGATTGACGTAACCACTAGTCAAGAAGCACTCTCATTCATGGATTGTGCGGCTGGTTATAATCAAATACATATGGCACCTGAAGATCAAGAAGGAACGGTTTTtcgaatgtaatactacggttttatgagtctctgggtactctatcgagtgggccttactctgtcgagtaagggtgtgttgcgttttaaaaatagtttctgacctgttgggtactcgatcgagtaaccttgatactcgatcgagtagggggaactcgatcgagtatctcagctactcgatcgagtagccggtttacggggagatGATTTgtcaggttttgttaataatgcgatttagtatataattacttccgtcactttctttaaacacttttataaacctaatcactttcaaaagagaaaacaaactacgttcttcgcatcaatcgcattgttggcaaatcccggagctaggaaggtcggaattcgtgtttctttatacctttgtgatcgttgcgtcaagggtaagatctacgtaccatttttataatatttcgttaaagttagttaaaccttaatttcgggattttggggttttgttgtgtttattgattggtagtaattatatgattgtatgttaggaggaggattcgtagaagaagccttttgatatcagctgttgagaccgtctgactgtgttgctttccaggtagggtttccctactcaatattggtcccataatgtgttgttggtgttttgtggttgttgaatattatcttaCTCGTATTGCgacgattgctggatttggttgttggttgtagttgtgattgattgtatccgtctgtgttcttcggggcgcgtccctggctgagtggagtcacttgcgggagtggcttcacgcccattattcgccttctgtggaacccgccatagaagggatgtgcacattaaggaatttgggtttatcgctcgacggagatgagcggggattaggtgggaacggatgcggtcccccactcgcgGCGTGGattgacctgttgcgatgggcactcaggcagggctacacactttagtgtgtagtcagtattgtggagttcgTGATGGAGTTCAGAGTATATATGTGActattgagctgtgttgtttgttgtgttgttggattatataaattgtgtgattagtactaaccccgtttaaatgttttaaaaactgtggtgatccatttgggggtggtgagcagttattgagcaggtatgattgatgcgcatgggatagctgggatgagtcatcacgtggcagttagaagtcttccgttgtgtcagacgatgtctagtagctttgatagttttatcagtagatcatctgagaaccttgtatttcatttaacagttttgtttgagacatgtaatcaattaaattatatttacttttaaagtacgtttctttattttcttatgattatcattgcctcgggtaaccgagatggtagcacttccatgccttaagtggtcctggtaaggcacttggagtatgggggtgttacaaaatggtatcagagcgacgatcctgaaacctgtaaccaatgaatctaatgaacatagggagtcaattaaaatgaactcggggtaaaggttgtaggagctaatgcaaagacttgggagacgtcctaaagtcgcgaactcgccttacaattttgaaccggtcacttgggggtatatgtcaaggtcgtatgtgatgtttgcTATTTTGTATGCAATGtaacgatatatgttgtgaattgttggatgttgggagtagaagattgaaattgtgaatgaaaggttggtgaagtatatggaaatgttgtttgaataagaagcatgttggatgtttattatgTGACATTTGATAATATgaaatagttgttttgttgatcatatgaagagttgtgtagaattgcatgattaactatattataatgttgcgtttataaagttgtatagtatgttgggatatgtgagataacatgcgggtagtatatacgagtcagcatgactcgatcgagtagggggtactcgatcgagtaggtgaggtattCGGTCGAGTGggtttgactcgatcgagtgggtatttgacgtttttataaccagaatcgtgtttttgggcactcgatcgagtacatagggcactcgatcgagtagggggtcactcgatcgcggccgagtatgttagagatcagaaggtttgttttgggtctgatgtcggggcactcgatcgagtatggtgggcactcgatcgagtagcctctactcgatcgagtaggtttaggcactcgatcgagtgtgttctgggcagtctgctttcgtgttttgaggttttagtgcgtatgtttatgtctaccctttcttatatagtttcaagatgccgcccaagaaaaacgccttgtatgcgagagctgagagcatgaacatcgatgatgtcgttaagatgttagagcaccaagatgctcttactgaggccctaaagagagtgggaaaggataaggagtttGACCACTCCAAGATCAGTCTTTACATAgtgaggtttaacccaaaagagtacaaggggaccggggaacctaatcttcttgacaactggcattgtgagatggagaacatactggacctggtacactgtcctgatgagatgagagtggaacaagctgcgttctacctgagggaagcagctggtgagtggtgggatacggtgaaggtgagtgctagggagatgtacacgaagcagggcttacctgctataccttgggaagagtttcagagggctatgaggaaagagtgtGTACATGAGCATGTGAgaagtaagctgagggaggagtttgatgggtttaggatgacatctgacatgtctgtggctgagtagtacaagcagtttaatgagaagtctaggtatgccgaggacatgggtttgagtgaggagaacctagcgttgaggtttgagagagggctgacccctaagatcatggataagctacccgtgggagtccttaccgatgttaaggaagcttatgagagggctgggagagctaagaggttggtggagatggctcaggagagagcagttgagaaaagaaaggctgagagtgaaggtggtggccaacctagtcacaagaaaggcaaccacaatcaggctagagcgttttcttctgggtcagggttcagtgctggggcttcctttgggcgtggccgtgtgagtggtagtggtagttgggggatgacctgttaTGGCtatggtggtgtaggccacaagagacatgagtgtacgagtttacctagagcttttcagagatcggctcaggggagctattatCAGGGgtcggcacagagttatgcgagcaatagaccgtctgggtcatggtctaaccggggaagtcagagctatcagggtggaggtaaccgcaatggcggtaattcttatcagaaaccagctacgaacaacaacaacaatcaggggtcgggtgctaagccgaccacatcagccagtactgtccagggaggtggacagaagaccagtggaaagctgttcatgatggacaagaaaaaagcggtgaggatgatgcacatgttatcatcacattacttttcttgttaacggtattcatacctttgttttgtttgattcgggggcgtctcagtcgtttgtatcttcgagtcatgttaaacggttgggttttagggtatatgagtctgtaagtgagaaagtttttatactttcgggtgagtctgtaccatgtgggaggttgtatagaggtgtgtctatgatagttgggcaagttgatctacctgtagacttgctagagtttccttttgacggttttgagatgatagtcgggatggattggttgggaaagtataaagctaagatagactgtcatcaaaagaaagtgtctttcagaggtcctaagggtgttagtgtgtcttatcgcggatttgtggtcaaacccaaagttaagttgattgcagctgttaccttgaagtcttatctaaggaagggatgccctttgatcttgtgccatgtgagagatgaccggatagagagtccaacAGTTGATCAAATActagtggtgggtgagtttgcagatgtttttccagaggagattccggggttgccaccgaagagggagatagatttcacggttgagttgaaaccggggacggggccaatctctaagacaccgtaccggatgggtcctaaagagatggagaagctcaggaaacagttagatgatctgatagagaagggatacattagacctagtgtatcatcgtggggagcaccagttctttttgtgaagaagaaagatgggagtttgaggttgtgcatagactacagggagctgaaccgagtgacggtgaagaacaagtatcctttgccaaggatagatgacctgtttgatcagttgagtggtgcatcagtcttttccaagattgatttgaggtcggggtaccatcaggtgaagattagagaggtggacataccaaagacagctttcacgtcgaggtatggccattatgagtatgtggtaatgccgtttgggttatctaatgcaccggctgtgtttatggatttgatgaacagaatcttcagacagtttttggacaagtttgtggtggtgtttatcgatgacatcttagtctactccaagacgaaggaggagcatgaggagcatctgaggattgtgttacagactttgagggagcatgagttatatgctaagctgtccaagtgtgagttctggttagagaaagttgcttttctggggcatgtgatctctaaggatggggtaactgtggatccggcaaagattgaggcagtgaccaagtgggaagcaccatagaacgttgctgagatcaggagtttcttgggtttagctggatactacagacggttcgtgaaagatttctccaagattgctagacctatgacagcgtttatgaggaaagagaacatgtttcgttgggatgagagttgtgagacggcgttccaaacattaaaggagcgtttgaccacagctcctatcttagcattgcctgaagggatcgagaacttggaggtttatacagatgcctcaaagaacgggttgggatgtgtgttgatgcagaacggtaaggtgattgcctatgcttctaggcaattgaagtcgtatgaggagaactaccctacacatgatctagagttgggtgctgtggtatttgctctttagacatggagacattacctttatggggcgacctttatggtattttcggatcacaagagtctcaagtacatcttcactcaaaaggaattgaacatgagacagaggaggtggatggagctgattggcgattatgacatggatattatctaccataaaGGGAAAGCCATTGTCGTTGCAGacgctttgagtaggaagagtgtacattctttgtgtacatctctatctttgatgaggttgagagatgaggtggggaagtttgggatacatatgatgcagagaggggatgccacgggagatttgacagtgcagcctgatctttatgatgacattcgaggtaaacaggcgttggatcctaagatggttgagtggagagctggagtagagaaacgGACAGTGTCTCgtttctctattcatacagatggtagtttgaggcttgacggtaggtggtgtgtccctaatgatgaagagctgaaaaagacaagttatacaaggatttaaagaacacgttttggtggcctgggatgaagaaagagacaactgagtttgtggcccgttgtttgacatgccagagagttaaaggggaacaacgatgaccacaaggtaagattcagtctttagaggtacctgagtggaagtgggaatccatttctatggattttatcgtggatttgccaaagagtcaacagggtaacaacatgatatgggtaatagtggatcgactgaccaagtcagctcactttgtgccaatgaaagatacatggactaaggcacaattagttatggcttatcggaagaatgtgcttaagttacatggagtccctaaggacatagtatctgacagagatgcgagatttatcttaagattttggaaagagttgcaggaatctttgggaacaactttgaagatgagtacagtgtttcatcctgcgacagacggtcaaactgagagaacgatcaagactcttgaggatatgttacgagcttgtgtgatggactttggtggtagctgggaacagaggttagatttgatagagttttcttacaacaacagctatcacactagtatcgGTATGGCACCGTTTTAGgccttgtatgggaggagatgtaggagtccgatttgttgggacgacagtgctgaggcagtggttctaggaccagagatggtacatgagatggttgagaagattaagatgatcagggaacggatgagagcagctcaggatagacaaaagagttatgcagatctacatcgccgggatatagcgTTTCAGGTTGGGggcaaggttcttctgaaagtgtctcctatgcgtggggttataagattttggaagaaaggcaagctgagtcagaagttcatcgggccttatgagatcttagagcgggttggagaggttgcatatcgtctggctttaccagctccgttagaaagagtgcataatgtgtttcatgtatctcagctgcggaagtatgtgagtgacccgtcacatgtgttagaggcagagagcttagagctagatgagtctttgtcatatcttgaggtgcctaagcagattcttgaccggaaggttaggaagactaggagtggtgagacagttttgcttaagatcctttggtctaaccacgagtctcaggaagctacatgggaggcagaggaggccatgagagagcgttaccctttccttattgatcaggtatgtatggttacggggacgtaaccttgtttcttttagggggggggggtaggagatgatcgcgaagagtttttaagagctttttatacctttttatgttgtgtcggtatgtttgttgtggtagagtcgggttgagtttgggttagtaacatgttttatgttgagttttgttttggttgttgagtcgggagtgtagtagtgtgtgtctttgttttgttgtggcttgaacttcggggacgaagttctttttaaggagggaagactataatactacggttttatgagtctctgggtactctatcgagtgggccttactctgtcaagtaagggtgtgttgcgttttaaaaatagtttctgacctgttgggtactcgatcgagtaaccttgatactcgatcgagtagggggaactcgatcgagtatctcagctactcgatcgagtagccggtttacggggagatgatttgtcgggttttgttaataatgcgatttagtatataattccttccgtcactttctttaaacacttttataaacctaatcactttcaaagagaaaacaaactacgttcttcgcatcaatcgcattgttggcaaatcccggagctaggaaggtcggaattcgtgtttctttatacctttgtgatccttgcgtcgagggtaagatctacgtaccgttttcatagtatttcgttaaagttagttaaaccctaatttggggatttggggggttTTGTTCTGTTTATTGAGtggtagtaattatatgattgtattttaggaggaggattcgtagaagaagccttttgatatcagctgtggagaccgtctgactgtgttgctttccaggtagggtttccctacttagtattggtcccataatgtgttgttggtgttttgtggttgttgaatattatcttactcgtattgtgacgattgctggatttggttgttggttgtagttgtgattgattgtatctgtccgtgttcttcggggcgcgtccctagctgagtggagtcacttgcgggaatggcttcacgcccattattcgccttctgtggaacccgccacagaattaaggaatttgggtttatcgctcgacggagatgagcggggattaggtggaagcggctgcggtcccccactcgcggcgtggagtgacctgttgcgatgggcactcaggcagggctacacactttagtgtgtagtcagtattgtggagtttgTGATGGAGTTCAGAGTATATATGTGActattgagctgtgttgtttgttgtgttgttggattatataaattgtgtgattagtattgaccccgtttaaatgttttaaaaactgtggtgatccatttgggggtggtgagcagttattgagcaggtatgattgatgcacatgggatagctgggatgagtcatcacgtggcagttagaagtctttcgctgtgtcagacgatgtctagtagctttgatagttttatcagtagaccgtctgagaaccttgtatttcatttaacagttttgtttgagacatgtaatcaattaaattatatttacttttaaagtacgtttctttattgtcttatgattatcattgcctcgggtaaccgagatggtagcacttccatgccttaagtggtcctggtaaggcacttggagcatgggggtgttacatcgaaCCCCAAAAAGGATCTTCTGCTACACGggcatgccgtttggattgaagaatgCTGACGCTATGTATCAACGTGCAATGCAAAAGATCTTCGGTGACATGCTGCATAAAACAATAGAATGTTATGTTGATGACGTGGTTGCCGAATCAAAGAAAAGATAAGACCATATCAAAGACATTCGaaccgtctttgaaagacttagaaaatgtcaactcaagatgaatccactCAAGTGCGCATTTGGTGTCACATCTGGGAAGTTCTTAGGGTTTGTGGTCAGGCACAGAGGCATTAAAATTgaccaaacaaaaatcaaagcaaTCAACGAAATGCCGGAACCAAAGACGTTGAAAGAGTTGCGCGGATTGCAAGGACGTTTAGCATACATACAAAGGTTCATATCTAACCTACCAGGACGTTGCCAACCATTCAGccatctcatgaaaaaggatgctccattccaatgggatgaaaatgcaaaaatgcttttGATAGCATCAAGAAATACTTGGCCAGTGCACCAGTGCTGGGGGCACCAATTCCAGGAAAGCCACTTATCCCCTACATCGCAGCACAAGAACGCTCGCAGGGGGCAATGTgtgctcaagaaattgaagaccgcAAGGGGAGAGCACTCTACTATTTGAGTCGTACCTTGGTGGGAGCTGAATTAAATTACTCTCCCATAGAGAAAATATGTCTTGCTTTGGTGTTCGCCATCCAGAAGTTGAGGCACTACATGCAGGCGCATACCATACACGTGGTCTCAAAAGCTgatccaatcaagtacatactctcaagACCGGTCTTGTCTGGAAGACTTGCGAAATGGGCAGTGTTACTTAAGTAGTACGACTTGGTGTTCGTGCCTCAAAAGGTTGTGAAAGGTCAAGCTCTCGCCGACTTCTTTGCTGATCAACCAGTGCCAGCAGAGTGGGAAATTTCAGATGACCTCCCGGGAGAAGAAATTTTATACGTGGACGTCCTACCTCCATGGCAAATGTACTTTGACGGTGTTGTAAGGCAACATGGAGCTGGAGCTGGAGTTGTATTTGaaactccacaaaatcatctcATGCCATACTCATTTACGCTCACTCAGTTGTGCTCAAATAATATGGCAGAATACCAAGCTCTCATACTCGGCCTCCAAATGGCAATCGAAGCTGGTGGTCAACCAAGTCCTTGGTGAATATGAAGTGAAAAAGGAATACTAGATTCCCTACCATCAACAGGCATTACAACTGCTGAATCAACTTGATGACATCCATGTTGGTCATGTGCCAAGGAGTGCCAATAATTTGGCTGACGCGCTTGCTAATCTTGCAGCCACTTTGGCATTGGGGGCAGAAGAGTCTATGCAAGTCCCAGTCTTCAATCGTTGGTTAGTATCATTGCTTGAAGGAGAAGAAAATGTAGACACAACCAACATGATATGCGTCTACACAGTTGATGAAGATGACTGCCGTCAACCTATCATTGATTTCTTGGACCACCAAAAACTACCCGATGATCATAGACACAAGGTAGAAATACGTCGACGTGCTCCAAAGTTCATTCACTATAACGGGACACTCTATAGACGTTCTTTCTCATGCCAATGGTTGAGGTGTCTAAGCAAGGACGAAGCTACTGAAGCAATGCATGAAGCTCATTCTGGCATTTTTGGTGCTCATCAATCTGGGCCTAAACTTCATGATCGTGTAAAGATAATGGGGTATTACTGGCCAACCATAGTGCAAGATTGTATGGACTTTGCGAAAAAATGTGAACCTTGTCAGTTCTACGCAAACTTCATACACCAACCGCCAGAACCGTTGCACCCCACTGTTTCTTCATGGCCCTTTGAAACTTGGGGACTTGATGTTGTGGGACCTCTTTCTCCAAGGACCTCAAATGGACAAGAGTATATCCTCACCGCCATtgactacttctcaaaatgggcagAAGCCATCACACTCCGGGAAGTCAAGAAAgaatatggtttggatttcattCGAACCCAGatcatctacagatatggtgTACCTCAGCGTATCACAACTGACAATGGGAAACAATTCTTCAACCATCTGATGACAAGTCTGGGAGAAAATTTTGagttcaaacaatacaagtcatCCATGTACAATGCTTCTGCAAATGGTTTGGCTGAAGTCTTCaataaaaccctttgcaacttaTTGAGAAAAGTAGTAGCAAAGTCAAAGCGAGATTGGCATGAAAGGATTGGTGAGGCATTGTGGGCGTATCATACCacatacaaaacacctactcaGGCAACCCCGTATGCATT from Silene latifolia isolate original U9 population chromosome 3, ASM4854445v1, whole genome shotgun sequence harbors:
- the LOC141649650 gene encoding uncharacterized protein LOC141649650, whose translation is MKKLRPMRPPKHLKTEGKSTVDELKELNLGTTEDPRPIYVSALLTKEDEEEYYKLLVEYKDVFAWSYKEMSGLNPKVAVHRLAIKKGTNPKKKSQRRFRSELVPEIEKEVNKLIEAGFIREVKYPTWIANIVPVRKKNGQLCICVDFRDRNDACPKDDIPLPVAELMIDVTTSQEALSFMDCAAGYNQIHMAPEDQEGTVVKGQALADFFADQPVPAEWEISDDLPGEEILYVDVLPPWQMYFDGVVRQHGAGAGVVFETPQNHLMPYSFTLTQLCSNNMAEYQALILGLQMAIEAGGQPSPWSANNLADALANLAATLALGAEESMQVPVFNRWLVSLLEGEENVDTTNMICVYTVDEDDCRQPIIDFLDHQKLPDDHRHKVEIRRRAPKFIHYNGTLYRRSFSCQWLRCLSKDEATEAMHEAHSGIFGAHQSGPKLHDRVKIMGYYWPTIVQDCMDFAKKCEPCQFYANFIHQPPEPLHPTVSSWPFETWGLDVVGPLSPRTSNGQEYILTAIDYFSKWAEAITLREVKKEYGLDFIRTQIIYRYGVPQRITTDNGKQFFNHLMTSLGENFEFKQYKSSMYNASANGLAEVFNKTLCNLLRKVVAKSKRDWHERIGEALWAYHTTYKTPTQATPYALVYGVEAVLPLELQIPSLRIAFQEGLTDDENDKLRLAELEALNEKRLEAQQKLQRYQARLSRAFNKKEVYTNGAYKIVDEDGVRVGPINGKFLKRYYS